Proteins found in one Pontibacter sp. SGAir0037 genomic segment:
- the rpsO gene encoding 30S ribosomal protein S15: MKLTTEAKKEIFEKHGFAKSATDTGSAESQIALFSTRINDLTEHLKTHKKDYATRLGLLKLVGKRRRLLNYLQKNDIERYRAIISELGIRK; this comes from the coding sequence ATGAAATTAACTACTGAAGCGAAAAAAGAAATTTTTGAAAAGCACGGCTTTGCAAAGTCTGCAACAGACACTGGTTCTGCGGAGTCACAAATCGCGCTTTTCTCAACACGCATTAACGACCTGACTGAGCACCTTAAGACTCACAAAAAGGACTATGCAACCCGTTTGGGCCTTTTAAAGCTGGTAGGTAAAAGAAGAAGACTTCTTAACTACCTCCAGAAAAACGATATTGAGAGATACAGAGCTATTATTAGCGAGCTTGGTATCAGAAAATAA